One window of Streptococcus suis genomic DNA carries:
- a CDS encoding copper-translocating P-type ATPase, which translates to MNNNNKHLSHCHHNHGDMDHSKHEHVSTEEHGDHKNQHQEHHAEHDHSGHSGHSGHDHSGHHGGHEHHHHGNFKELFLKSLPLGIIIMLLSPMAGFDLPFQFTFPYSDIVVAILSTILIIYGGRPFYQGAVDEFKQKEPGMMALVSLGISVSYLYSIYAVIITYVTGGHVMDFFFEFASLLLIMLLGHWIEMKAIGEAGDAQAALAKLVPKDAHVVLEDDSIEIRPVADLQVGDLIRVQAGENVPADGTIERGESRVNEALLTGESKAVKKGPGDEVIGGSTNGEGVLYIKVNETGDQSFISQVQTLISQAQSQPSRAENIAQKVAGWLFYIAVIVALIAFVVWMIIGDIPTAVIFTITTLVIACPHALGLAIPLVTARSTSLGASRGLLVKDRQALEIAQDADVIILDKTGTLTTGEFKVLDVKLLNDKYTKEEIIALLAGIEGGSSHPIAQSIIRFAEQQDIRPASFDSIDVISGSGVEGKAGGHRYQLISQKAYGRNLDMDIPKGATLSVLVENDDAIGAVALGDELKPTSKELIKALKKNNIQPIMATGDNEKAAQGAAEVLGIEYRSNQSPQDKYELVKTLKDEGKKVIMVGDGVNDAPSLALADVGIAVGAGTQVALDSADVILTQSDPGDIESFIELAHKTTRKMKQNLFWGAGYNFIAIPLAAGILAPIGITLSPALGGILMSVSTVIVAINAMLLSLDPKNNG; encoded by the coding sequence ATGAACAATAACAACAAACATTTATCCCACTGTCACCATAATCATGGCGACATGGATCATTCAAAACATGAGCACGTAAGCACGGAAGAACATGGAGACCATAAGAATCAACATCAAGAACATCATGCTGAGCATGATCACAGCGGGCACAGCGGGCACAGTGGGCATGACCACAGTGGGCATCACGGAGGGCATGAACACCATCATCACGGTAACTTTAAGGAACTTTTCTTAAAATCATTGCCACTAGGAATCATTATTATGCTCTTATCCCCTATGGCTGGGTTTGACCTACCATTCCAGTTTACTTTTCCATATTCTGATATTGTAGTAGCTATTTTATCTACTATATTAATTATTTATGGTGGACGTCCATTCTATCAAGGCGCAGTTGACGAATTTAAACAAAAAGAACCTGGAATGATGGCTCTAGTTTCTTTAGGTATAAGTGTTTCATATTTATACAGTATTTATGCTGTTATCATTACCTACGTAACGGGTGGACACGTGATGGACTTTTTCTTTGAATTTGCTTCATTATTATTAATCATGTTATTAGGTCACTGGATTGAGATGAAAGCTATTGGAGAAGCAGGAGACGCACAAGCAGCATTGGCTAAGTTGGTACCAAAAGATGCTCACGTTGTGTTAGAAGATGATTCAATTGAAATACGTCCAGTTGCTGACTTACAGGTAGGCGATTTAATTCGTGTTCAAGCCGGAGAAAATGTGCCAGCAGACGGAACTATCGAGCGTGGCGAATCACGTGTAAATGAAGCTCTTTTGACTGGAGAATCAAAAGCAGTTAAAAAAGGTCCTGGCGATGAAGTAATCGGAGGCTCAACAAATGGAGAAGGGGTTCTTTATATTAAAGTGAATGAGACAGGTGATCAATCCTTTATCTCTCAAGTACAGACTTTAATTAGCCAAGCTCAAAGTCAGCCTTCCAGGGCAGAAAATATTGCGCAAAAGGTTGCAGGGTGGCTCTTCTATATTGCTGTTATTGTCGCGCTAATTGCTTTTGTAGTGTGGATGATTATTGGAGATATCCCAACGGCAGTTATATTTACTATTACTACATTAGTTATAGCTTGTCCACACGCATTAGGTCTGGCTATTCCATTGGTAACCGCCCGAAGCACAAGCTTAGGGGCTAGCCGTGGCTTACTAGTAAAAGACCGCCAAGCCTTAGAAATAGCTCAAGATGCAGATGTGATAATTTTAGATAAAACGGGTACTTTAACAACTGGTGAATTTAAAGTATTAGATGTAAAACTTCTTAATGACAAATATACAAAAGAGGAAATCATTGCCTTATTGGCAGGTATTGAAGGAGGATCTAGCCACCCAATTGCTCAATCAATTATAAGGTTCGCCGAGCAGCAAGATATACGTCCAGCATCTTTTGATTCGATTGATGTGATTTCCGGTTCTGGAGTAGAGGGTAAAGCAGGTGGGCACCGTTACCAATTAATCAGTCAAAAAGCCTATGGACGTAATCTTGATATGGATATTCCAAAAGGAGCAACTCTTAGTGTCTTAGTAGAAAACGATGATGCCATTGGTGCTGTAGCTTTAGGGGACGAATTAAAACCAACGAGTAAAGAGTTAATTAAAGCTCTTAAAAAGAACAATATTCAACCAATTATGGCAACAGGTGATAATGAAAAAGCGGCTCAAGGCGCGGCAGAAGTTTTAGGGATTGAGTATAGATCAAATCAATCTCCACAAGACAAATATGAGTTAGTTAAAACACTTAAAGATGAAGGAAAGAAAGTTATCATGGTAGGTGATGGTGTAAATGATGCTCCTTCTCTTGCCTTAGCAGATGTTGGTATAGCTGTAGGTGCTGGAACTCAAGTTGCATTGGATTCAGCTGATGTCATATTGACTCAATCCGATCCAGGAGATATTGAATCATTCATTGAATTAGCACACAAAACAACTCGTAAAATGAAACAAAACCTATTTTGGGGAGCTGGTTATAACTTTATAGCTATCCCTCTAGCTGCAGGAATTTTGGCTCCTATTGGTATCACATTAAGCCCTGCATTAGGAGGAATCCTAATGTCTGTGTCAACAGTCATCGTCGCCATTAATGCTATGTTATTAAGTTTAGATCCAAAAAATAACGGTTAA